One genomic segment of Schlesneria paludicola DSM 18645 includes these proteins:
- a CDS encoding GGDEF domain-containing protein → MTDPLVPNQVMRSKCVQWPCVSVGYGALWGVFALLWETRYASDGLMREFWGLILVATVVAAWWGSLRELLAISFIGAVVCCGLDSSSSENCWLIVATHIWWLSVSTALMLLSARARRELDAARASARVDVLTSLSNRRAILEILEAELERTRRSSRSFALALLDCDGFKAINDQQGHLAGDMALQRIAAALRAQTRTYDAVGRLGGDEFVLVLSGTEFDEIPLIFERLRSSLRIELAQTYPTLTFSLGVVTIRATDLLECPTLDPTECLRQADEAMYAAKRAGQDQSCFRVLNGMT, encoded by the coding sequence GTGACCGATCCGCTTGTTCCAAATCAAGTGATGCGCAGCAAGTGTGTGCAATGGCCCTGCGTGTCCGTCGGTTATGGCGCACTTTGGGGTGTCTTCGCACTGCTCTGGGAGACGCGGTATGCCTCTGATGGCCTGATGAGGGAATTCTGGGGACTCATTCTCGTGGCAACTGTCGTTGCCGCCTGGTGGGGATCTTTGCGGGAACTGCTCGCCATCAGTTTCATCGGAGCCGTCGTCTGTTGTGGATTGGATAGTTCAAGCAGCGAGAATTGTTGGCTCATTGTCGCCACGCACATTTGGTGGCTGAGCGTCAGCACCGCCTTGATGCTTTTAAGCGCTCGAGCGCGTCGTGAACTCGATGCGGCCCGCGCGAGTGCTCGCGTTGACGTGCTGACCTCACTCTCCAATCGGCGAGCAATCCTCGAAATCCTTGAAGCCGAACTGGAACGAACGCGTCGGTCGAGTCGTTCGTTTGCCCTTGCGCTACTTGATTGTGACGGGTTCAAAGCAATCAACGATCAGCAGGGGCATCTCGCCGGCGATATGGCGTTGCAGCGGATCGCGGCCGCTCTCCGAGCACAGACTCGCACCTACGATGCCGTCGGGCGTCTCGGTGGTGACGAGTTTGTGCTTGTCCTGTCCGGCACGGAATTCGACGAAATCCCGCTAATCTTTGAGAGATTGCGAAGTTCACTCCGAATCGAACTCGCGCAAACCTATCCAACACTGACGTTCAGCCTGGGCGTTGTGACGATCCGTGCGACGGATCTTCTTGAGTGCCCAACGCTCGATCCAACCGAATGCTTACGACAAGCCGACGAAGCGATGTATGCCGCGAAGCGAGCCGGCCAAGATCAGTCGTGCTTTCGGGTATTGAATGGCATGACGTAG
- a CDS encoding DUF1559 family PulG-like putative transporter: MTRLRMSVKRQPRRGFTLIELLVVISIIAVLASLIAPAVQSARRSARKLECLNNIRQVGMSMQNFASQFNGVLPTLTSDVKNEAQTGTIYGVGWPLALLPVLDQAALLKNLRRDAVPIDPADTTKLEFLAADLTWLPVFTCPDDQDSFRRPGGLSYVVNSGYIPSTLWGQPSATSAAQTPYLIDWNRNGSYSADGFTGVDSADLDIGAATGIIFDRASSFQSSLENLAAGDGTGTTVLLAENINAGTWNSSLAVTAGYGVNHLGFGIDIPVATGAPTGSLFVGSTATFDRANALNQVSAKWLDTTVMADAWVINRTLTAAPGTAPRPSSNHLGGVNVIMGDGSGKFINEAIDKLTWAKLITSNGVNYGETRLDSAAF, from the coding sequence ATGACACGTCTTCGCATGTCGGTGAAACGCCAGCCGCGCCGCGGCTTTACCCTGATCGAACTGCTGGTGGTGATCTCGATCATTGCCGTGCTCGCCTCGCTCATCGCTCCGGCTGTTCAGTCGGCCCGCCGATCCGCCCGAAAACTCGAATGCTTGAACAACATACGGCAAGTTGGCATGTCGATGCAGAATTTCGCATCGCAGTTCAATGGGGTTCTCCCCACGTTGACATCTGATGTGAAAAACGAAGCTCAGACGGGGACGATTTATGGTGTCGGTTGGCCGCTCGCGCTGTTGCCGGTTTTAGATCAAGCTGCATTGCTCAAGAACTTGCGACGTGATGCCGTTCCGATTGATCCCGCAGATACGACCAAGCTGGAATTTTTGGCTGCTGATTTGACATGGTTGCCCGTCTTCACATGTCCGGATGACCAGGACTCATTCCGCCGTCCAGGAGGTCTCTCTTATGTCGTGAATTCTGGATACATCCCCTCGACTTTGTGGGGCCAGCCTAGCGCCACATCTGCCGCGCAAACTCCATACTTGATTGATTGGAATCGCAATGGGAGTTATTCTGCCGATGGGTTCACCGGCGTTGACAGTGCCGATCTGGATATCGGAGCTGCGACTGGTATCATTTTTGATCGAGCAAGTAGTTTCCAGTCGTCATTAGAAAATCTCGCAGCGGGAGACGGTACCGGAACGACTGTACTACTCGCTGAAAATATCAATGCCGGCACCTGGAATTCCAGCCTTGCAGTAACCGCTGGATATGGTGTGAATCATTTAGGTTTCGGAATCGACATTCCAGTTGCAACGGGAGCTCCTACGGGCTCGCTGTTCGTGGGGTCTACGGCGACGTTTGATCGCGCGAACGCATTGAATCAGGTTTCGGCGAAATGGCTGGATACGACAGTAATGGCAGACGCCTGGGTTATCAATCGTACGTTGACAGCGGCTCCAGGAACTGCACCGCGTCCATCATCGAATCATTTGGGTGGGGTTAATGTCATCATGGGTGATGGAAGCGGTAAATTCATCAACGAAGCGATTGATAAATTGACATGGGCTAAGCTCATTACGTCGAATGGCGTCAATTATGGTGAAACCAGATTGGACAGTGCGGCGTTCTAG
- a CDS encoding phage major capsid protein, which translates to MPTIDELTKQVSDLTGAVKSLSDKPDYSGIHHDGEGRVIGQWSDTDESVTIVSGRDDLAGPRAGRRMKSQAAMKSLTRQGYRPWGEFKSLSDFVRSGFDGHQSSSFRDRCKSHFKAIQGMSETIGSDGGFTVMPEFNHQIFEHIYSNDLVASTDNYTVGGNNMTFLANAETSRADGSRHGGLRGYWTGEGQTITASKPTVREIQLKLQKLAVVVYLTDELISDSAQALEQYITRKASDEFNFMIGNALFNGDGVGKPLGILNAPSLLAVAAESGQSASTIVAANIIKAQNRFFAPFYGNASWYLNQDCMQQLMQLTLATGTYSGQLVYTPPTGLSGSPYGALGGRPLKPIEFAGTLGSQGDITLADMSQVLSISKGGIAQAVSMHVEFLTDQLALRFTMRMNATPWENSPITPFRGTNTQSSFVCLAPR; encoded by the coding sequence ATGCCAACCATTGATGAACTGACAAAACAAGTTTCCGATCTGACGGGCGCAGTTAAAAGCTTGTCTGACAAACCCGATTACAGTGGGATTCACCATGATGGAGAAGGTCGCGTGATCGGCCAATGGTCCGACACAGACGAGTCGGTCACGATCGTATCTGGCCGCGATGATCTGGCGGGACCTCGAGCCGGACGGCGAATGAAATCTCAGGCCGCAATGAAATCACTGACTCGTCAGGGGTACCGTCCCTGGGGCGAATTCAAGTCACTAAGCGATTTCGTCCGAAGTGGCTTTGACGGCCACCAAAGTTCTTCTTTTCGCGACCGCTGCAAATCGCACTTCAAAGCGATCCAGGGAATGTCTGAAACAATTGGATCGGATGGCGGCTTCACCGTCATGCCTGAATTCAATCATCAGATTTTTGAACATATCTACTCGAATGACCTGGTCGCTTCCACCGACAACTACACCGTCGGTGGCAATAACATGACCTTTTTGGCAAATGCCGAAACGTCGCGAGCAGATGGAAGTCGCCATGGAGGACTACGAGGCTACTGGACAGGCGAAGGCCAGACGATCACGGCCAGCAAGCCGACAGTTCGTGAGATTCAATTGAAGCTGCAGAAACTCGCGGTTGTGGTCTACCTGACCGACGAATTGATCTCAGACAGCGCCCAAGCACTCGAGCAGTACATTACTCGAAAGGCGTCAGACGAATTCAATTTCATGATCGGCAACGCACTGTTCAACGGGGATGGAGTCGGCAAGCCCTTAGGAATCTTGAATGCCCCCAGCTTATTAGCGGTCGCGGCCGAGAGTGGTCAATCCGCATCAACAATCGTCGCGGCCAACATCATCAAAGCTCAGAATCGTTTTTTTGCCCCCTTCTACGGCAATGCTAGCTGGTACCTCAACCAAGATTGCATGCAGCAACTGATGCAATTGACACTTGCGACGGGTACCTATTCTGGGCAACTCGTTTACACCCCTCCAACGGGGTTGTCGGGGTCGCCTTACGGCGCACTGGGCGGTCGCCCGCTCAAACCAATTGAGTTTGCTGGAACGCTTGGGTCGCAAGGGGATATCACCTTGGCGGATATGAGCCAGGTCCTCTCGATCAGCAAGGGCGGAATCGCACAAGCGGTCTCAATGCACGTCGAATTTCTAACCGACCAATTGGCTTTGCGATTCACGATGCGAATGAACGCGACGCCATGGGAGAATAGCCCAATCACTCCTTTCCGTGGCACAAATACTCAGTCCAGCTTCGTCTGCCTTGCCCCACGCTAG
- a CDS encoding phage tail tube protein: MSEQMGYGVRMTIAGTAIEFVSHDIKESIEIVEDEGIRGSRTRSLERVAQGNKKIAGSITMEPTPAEMELVLPYVTNSGNDVTLTDAMRDVTIVIDNVTKKYTYVGRFTSMHITGETGKKIQLKLQFVGKTLTVAAGGGLSSSPDITVRPYMFYDAGSGLTLAATTYQIDKFDLGIDNKIEPTFMQGQTATDLEPTDRVITLAVQMKYTAAESSLLDLAQAGPDIDMPLTGSIAFTNGLNSMAWTFGALVAASETVVVPNKKPLRLPLNYHCYGVSTTKEVIPVLV, encoded by the coding sequence ATGTCAGAACAAATGGGTTATGGCGTCAGAATGACGATCGCCGGAACAGCCATTGAATTCGTCTCACACGACATCAAAGAATCGATTGAGATCGTCGAGGACGAAGGAATTCGCGGCAGTCGCACTCGATCCTTAGAAAGAGTTGCGCAGGGCAACAAGAAAATTGCTGGCTCAATTACAATGGAACCCACGCCAGCCGAAATGGAGCTCGTTCTTCCTTACGTTACCAACAGTGGAAATGATGTCACACTGACGGATGCGATGCGGGACGTCACGATCGTCATCGACAATGTCACGAAAAAATATACATATGTCGGCCGATTCACATCCATGCACATTACCGGCGAAACGGGTAAGAAGATTCAGCTCAAACTGCAATTTGTCGGCAAAACATTGACGGTCGCAGCCGGAGGAGGCCTGAGCAGCTCGCCGGATATCACAGTCCGCCCCTATATGTTCTATGATGCGGGAAGCGGCCTGACATTGGCAGCAACGACGTATCAGATCGATAAGTTCGATCTCGGCATCGACAACAAGATCGAGCCGACATTCATGCAAGGGCAGACCGCAACAGATCTTGAGCCCACTGACCGAGTGATCACATTGGCAGTGCAAATGAAGTACACGGCGGCCGAGTCTAGCCTGCTGGATCTCGCCCAGGCGGGCCCTGACATCGACATGCCGTTGACAGGTTCGATCGCATTCACGAATGGACTGAACTCGATGGCGTGGACCTTTGGCGCACTTGTCGCGGCGAGTGAAACAGTCGTCGTCCCCAACAAGAAGCCACTCCGGCTACCGCTCAATTATCACTGCTACGGCGTATCGACGACCAAAGAAGTCATACCAGTATTGGTGTGA
- a CDS encoding DUF4339 domain-containing protein encodes MSDQWLYRIRGQEFGPVSLELVRSLVESGAIAPDDDVRNADRSNWILACAATELRDSIKVGSDRSVERRCDRDEWFCRGAAGDYGPLKMVDLIQLAVEGELGPDEEIKSHADDHWKQVGSIRRLVELLPFSEQRQAAVTQTMRANLVGDLFDVSGRLKPLLESSRERELDSVESILRFSRDGKRVLFEAHGPEAAFYPAHQGEAFDAVPKPDGNLSSISSDGEVREQPDVICFPGIRSLEQGNSHSTSRITNASSIDFIINALGGFGLPSSFNGFDSIPFPDHSNIDQDVSESFWSGWASGKEFTSIGFSELLSWAVTGRLLPTDFVRRGDDGQYVPAVNIPTLFTVRAAANSLSHQTARSNIDGALSSGSKWSPDDAANFSDTLVAIEKTVILAAANSAVIAQQRPSPARFLCRKNNVSSIGLRIVFGIALVLVVWVAGW; translated from the coding sequence ATGTCAGATCAATGGCTCTATCGAATTCGTGGACAGGAGTTTGGGCCTGTTTCGTTGGAGCTCGTACGGTCGCTCGTCGAGTCTGGCGCCATTGCACCCGACGATGACGTTCGGAATGCGGATCGATCCAACTGGATCCTGGCCTGCGCAGCGACCGAACTGCGAGATTCGATCAAGGTTGGCTCCGACAGATCCGTCGAAAGGCGATGTGACCGCGATGAATGGTTTTGTCGCGGCGCTGCGGGCGACTATGGACCGCTAAAAATGGTCGATCTGATTCAACTTGCGGTTGAGGGCGAACTCGGGCCCGATGAAGAAATCAAGTCGCACGCAGATGACCACTGGAAACAAGTCGGTTCGATCCGTCGACTCGTCGAACTTTTGCCATTCTCGGAACAAAGGCAAGCCGCCGTCACACAGACCATGCGTGCAAATCTTGTGGGGGATCTGTTTGATGTGTCAGGCAGATTAAAGCCATTGCTGGAGTCGTCCCGAGAAAGAGAGCTGGATTCCGTCGAATCAATACTGCGCTTTTCGCGTGATGGAAAGAGAGTGCTTTTCGAGGCTCATGGTCCTGAGGCCGCATTCTATCCCGCTCATCAAGGCGAGGCGTTTGATGCCGTCCCAAAACCTGATGGGAACTTGTCGTCAATTTCTTCGGACGGGGAAGTTCGAGAACAGCCTGACGTCATTTGTTTTCCTGGAATCCGATCTCTTGAGCAGGGGAACTCACATTCGACGTCACGAATCACGAACGCCTCATCGATCGATTTCATCATTAATGCATTGGGGGGATTTGGATTACCTTCATCGTTCAATGGCTTCGATTCGATTCCTTTTCCGGACCATTCGAACATCGATCAGGATGTTTCTGAGTCTTTCTGGTCCGGTTGGGCATCGGGCAAAGAATTCACATCGATCGGCTTTTCGGAATTGCTGTCATGGGCGGTGACAGGCCGGCTCTTACCCACCGACTTTGTCCGACGTGGTGACGATGGGCAGTACGTTCCCGCAGTGAATATTCCCACACTTTTCACTGTCCGTGCGGCTGCCAATTCATTGTCTCATCAAACTGCTCGATCAAACATTGACGGGGCGTTGAGTAGTGGCTCCAAGTGGTCGCCGGACGATGCTGCGAATTTCTCCGACACCTTGGTTGCCATTGAGAAGACGGTCATCCTAGCCGCCGCCAATTCTGCCGTGATTGCTCAACAGCGCCCCTCGCCTGCCCGATTCCTCTGTCGAAAAAACAATGTGAGTTCGATCGGCCTGCGGATTGTTTTCGGGATTGCACTCGTCCTCGTCGTATGGGTTGCTGGTTGGTAA
- a CDS encoding autotransporter outer membrane beta-barrel domain-containing protein yields the protein MTTKRWLGTAVAISDVWAVSLSGTVTSQTYSITINGKSITYTASGTDTVGSVLGALISAWNASSIAEFMELTATGLPSAGPYTSLRLTGVTAGLPSTISASTTGGATFSIANTVPATGPNDFKNVRNWSGGVAPGSSDHLVFDSGSVACLYGLNTTLTGVSLTIQSGYSGTIGLPAIHGNSTSSSTYSEYRPLALTLAGGTVVINSPAINRCNLAFGANLTDLRILATGRRIDSSVPAVLIVGGDSSSVLNLVSGDVGLAFYDGDTATFGTVNQTYSSNQSSDTRLTCGSGVALTTINKSGGTLSISSNLTTLIQGQRGGVTTIHDGAIGLLDVQGGTIIVNTTGTIDTIDVANDGVVNFDGDPRPKTVTNPIQCFGEKWSILDNQKVVNSGTLTVQLNRGVAMNAQHGAGSLVALT from the coding sequence ATGACAACAAAACGATGGCTAGGAACGGCCGTGGCAATCTCGGACGTCTGGGCGGTTTCTCTTTCCGGAACCGTCACGAGCCAAACATACTCGATCACGATCAACGGCAAGTCAATCACTTATACGGCGAGCGGAACCGATACCGTCGGGTCGGTGCTGGGTGCTCTCATTTCGGCGTGGAACGCCAGCTCGATAGCGGAATTCATGGAGTTGACTGCGACCGGCCTTCCGTCTGCCGGACCATACACATCCTTGCGGCTGACGGGTGTAACGGCAGGCCTGCCGTCAACGATCTCCGCCTCGACGACTGGTGGTGCAACATTTTCGATTGCGAACACCGTTCCCGCGACTGGGCCTAATGACTTCAAAAACGTTCGGAACTGGTCAGGCGGAGTCGCCCCCGGCAGCTCTGACCATCTTGTTTTTGATTCTGGATCCGTCGCGTGCCTCTACGGGCTCAACACGACTTTGACGGGCGTTTCCCTGACGATTCAGTCAGGCTATTCCGGAACGATTGGTCTCCCCGCCATTCATGGTAATTCGACTTCTTCCTCGACATATTCAGAGTATCGGCCACTAGCACTCACATTGGCTGGCGGGACGGTGGTGATCAATAGCCCCGCCATCAATCGTTGCAATTTGGCATTTGGGGCCAATCTGACCGATCTCCGCATTCTCGCGACTGGTCGGCGAATCGACAGCAGTGTCCCCGCAGTTCTAATCGTTGGTGGTGACAGTTCGAGCGTTCTCAATCTCGTATCAGGCGATGTTGGGCTCGCTTTCTACGACGGAGATACCGCGACCTTTGGAACCGTCAATCAGACGTATTCATCAAATCAGAGCTCCGACACCAGGCTCACCTGCGGAAGCGGCGTCGCCCTCACGACGATCAATAAGTCGGGTGGAACGCTCAGTATCAGCAGCAACCTAACGACCCTCATCCAGGGTCAACGGGGTGGAGTGACAACGATTCATGATGGTGCAATTGGGCTATTAGACGTGCAGGGCGGCACGATCATCGTCAATACCACTGGCACGATCGACACGATTGATGTCGCGAACGATGGCGTGGTGAACTTTGATGGTGATCCTCGCCCAAAAACCGTGACGAATCCAATTCAATGCTTCGGCGAAAAATGGTCCATTCTCGACAATCAGAAGGTTGTCAATTCTGGCACCCTGACCGTACAGCTCAATCGAGGCGTGGCGATGAACGCTCAGCACGGTGCGGGAAGTCTGGTCGCTTTGACATGA